ctcaaatgctaatagacaacatgtaatgttctcaagatgccaaagtgcaaggttccaagtgaatcctagagaatccaatcttatagctattaacaagattattagatatcttaagggactattaAATCTTGGAGTAAattaccctaaagatattatgcttaacatgtttggctatatagatacagattatgcaagttgtaagaaagacaggagaagcatctctgaagctgtcaacctaagtgacaagagaagcatctcaggaagctgtcaacttcatggaagaagattgatttcctgttatgatgagaaacaacttcaaatccaacatctctgtggaacactctatgaaaaggcaccttcacaccaggtatcattactttaaagagcatgtcttttagtcaaagagttactgacagaaacatttattaaatcacttgataaagttaatttttcaagactggtttgtaggtgtgggatatcattcattgcatattagttagAAATCCCATCtataaggaattcttaatataagttcacaagcATTAAATCTTCCATATCTTAAGAAATTGTAAATTTTTCAGTAATCCAGTACCccgtacttagtgctactatcttgattatcatgattacaatgtcatatacatttgtggtacttaagtattatagcattaaatttgaattttattttaattgatttaaattacgaCTATAGACAATTTCATTCCATAtaagtctcataatttaaattatattaaaataaaatatagtatagttatttgtatcttgtatgaataattgtgatacttttagtattagtgatattatttagaatttttattctaagtaatcaatgcttatttctaaaatcactgatattgaaagttgaagtattttctaagtcatgtatataaaactctcaatattttatatgctgaGAAAGTATTTgtaaaattactaattatccaaagagtgatttccatgtatataagtcatatatcctattggtacttactcaaggataattataaatatttaagtgctagtatctaactcatagatatttagtatttatttatttaatatttattttgggtagtttggattatggaaattgaagcaaatcaatgattttatttgctccataattcaaactaacttaaaataaataagcagcatgattgattataactaaatctgtcaacaattaatatctagtatattgattgtaacttatgtattataagttaattatgagattttggtttcagtgaatttagcaatgcttatatctcaagaattcactgaaatcagaatcataattgtagcatgattagttgtatgctaatttttgactcatatcagttaatgatatttagttaagagttcaactatgaactaattgtgaagtattagtatttgtgacattatttagaactcctctaagtaatcaatgcttatctttagtcacttatactaatatagaaagtgtagaaatttttcttaagtacaactatggttaaaatgtttgattgctttattagaagtaaccagatgttgtcaagttagaataatttttatacttatttgcaaattcctaaacactttgataataaatgtcatactcaatggatcaaagtatatggaacttagaatatttttctaaaattgcAAACAAGATAATATTAGTTAATGTTGccttatttatcgaaccaatattgtttgagatattacagttgttaggagttaacaattgtatgatatatgaaactgaatgctgatgtctttttgatagataattggtatttaattcatcgatatcttattttaatatttaaaataggatgcaacataattattggtatctaaagtacttgacaagtatcggacaatgatatattgttaatgttttattgcagataattgtgagattttaagttctagtggatttatatgagttgttatatctgacagattcactataatttaaaATTAGCCGCATAGTccttcttattaagattatttatcaataaacaatattgttggtaataattttataaagatagattatggagcttttgatatgaatgagaattgcttagactttaccctaagtgatcaatgtttttacaaaaattcattcaaattgaaagacaaaatctttctttctcttcttaatactgctaggtcatcgGTCTGTGTCTTATtgaatcatttatctttttaggcataaaaacagacttgtgcactcgaacagttttaggagaaaatcaaacttctttctacaatggtgattgcttatttcattaaaatcttttgaaatcactactgtacatcatttctctcaaaagattaaatgcatgaatttcattcattatagatattaaatgcattttatctttacattgccatatgttctgtgatacagtttcagcctccaatggcattctttcatttgatagtcatgaggttgaaaacccacaacttgtatcccagactataaagacaaacacagaaacagaaccaaccaacactcgCTTACCACTAAAAtaaagtatgaatgagcgtgagggagaaagtgtcttagtgcaccacataaggaaggttctgtagtcaacccagtagctctgtctcctacaaagatgagtagtacttaaaccgaggcaactgctagcccccatacatcttctaaaaaagatgtaatggatgaaaaggcacaaaaaaagtcactagattcatcctctcaacagggtgcgtctattaaaattcgtctgtcggccaaggcatccgatgtagtgtcaccaccttgaacataagcaattcttgatgcacaagaaaaggttacacacacaaaggatgagttgactggaataagagtttcaaccattttaaggtcagattcgattgttcaaggttctttaatggactaattacctttacaggtgttcggagaggatactgatccaacagccatatgtcagtggtcagtgtctacctccccaggactaataaacatGGATGCATCTatggatagtggatctgacataggtgcagatcgacaacttgttgataatgattcagatattacctgatgagtcacaagaaaatgtcttcacagacataaaaagggaactttgatctttatgctaaattctttggatcactGTTTACCTTCCTAGAGTTCAAATCTAGAACCctcaaagggaaactagcaacttgtagattatgactcagattcatctgacgagtctaacaaggatggggatttgcgaactcccattgcaccatatgtgacctccttaaggatggctaaggtgattttccttgtaggtatagctggattttggagctatgagaggagtgatacacttgtgagaatgaatgtaaacacgagtggagagaagagtgaaacacatgtgaggtacaccaaacagaatcacacactcacagtgaggaagaaagagaaatacCATATCCCATTTcatatccctaaacatggttcttgatacttcgggtctcaaatctgtttatgattggaacctaactcttagggacctaacatttacagattggattagaatactttgAGATCTAAaaagttgggagctaacaattggtaacaattgatgatctcacatttgggaggtataaggagttgggaagattggtgaacatgatgatcaacaatGAAGTCATTCTTACAGCATTTAacgggacatggttgatcagactctgacttgttatttcttttccaaccaaataaaatatgagaactccttcagacaatagcacgcattccttctctaagggggagaaaaaagcttatataatagtttggaggattcctcaactaagggggagaaatagcagggaggagaaaaaaaaaggtaaagcatatgtacactacacaacatcattgttgtttgtaactacggatcatattatacgggagaggtggtaaacacaaggtgatttcctagtgatcagaagaagtggtttggttcatcactggttcatcactattcttcataagggaagaagctgttttaCAAAAGGGGAGaaccattagttcttatctacggatcctattgtacgggagaggtggtagacgaaggtgatctcctttaagcggttgattctcatagggggagaagcaagagagatatgtgcttctcaactGGAAATTtgtttgtacaaaagaagctgctgataattacttcaaggctgagaagtattatctagtggagatttgaagaaccaagaaaatgaagatgaaactacttgaagatcagttcagtgctagaggaacaagcatatttcatttcagttactcaaggaATCTgaaaatgcagtatttgatccagaaaaccagtagcattatttacaagtcctggtacattactttttctagttgttagttgagttatcctctttatttaatttgtttgttaggtttaacaatcaaatagggggagattgttggtgagactgcgtagctgtatgaacagttacgtgataactcaacacgagaacaacactagaatatgacaggttaataatactatgactacacaagaaatcaggatgaattaagacaaggcaaatacaaagaatcagaagattagaagaaggcttgaagtctgtttacaggtcactgaaagaagttcattaatatgttcatgcctcagtgaagaataaaggttaaagactttcagggtttcagaaatgatgaagattcagtgtataaagtgctaccagaagatttcagtgtattggcattgatttaagatagacagtgtatgaagtataggaatctgaagaattgaagacatggtataaacagaggttaaagaagacaactgcagtcttgaagttatactcactgacaggagctcatttatatgttcaagtgttagtaaagaacagtgaatgaagtgttcaagattgtagtagcagtGAAGACGTTGtttaaagtaccagaaaggattccagtgaaagtacagttgtttattgacggtcagtgttagaagcaatggatattcaaccaatctgtatcaactcagaaacacaagacaaattgaattaggttctctcaatgctaattgtttgtgaaccagaccagtgcaccaaacatcagtatacaataagggattttaattcaattacagAATAAGGTGTTGATATTGTGAAGAATGACAAAACAGAAGCAAAATATTCTAAGGCAGAAGACTCTTCactctggtcgccatagaagtgtaagtatggtcgccatagagctcctgttgtcgccatagagctcatgtggtcgccatagagctcatgtggtcgccatagagctcctgtggtcgccatagagctcctGTGGTCGCCATAGGGCTCCAGTGGTCGTCATAGGactccagtggtcgccatagggctcctgtggtcgccatagagctccagTGGTCACCATAGAGCCACACAGATGTTGGTCGCCATAGAAGAAAAGCCAAAGGATACTCCAGTCGCCATGGAACACTTGGTTGATTTTCCGGTGAATTATACAACAGCAATTCAAGGATATTTGTGGAACCAAAGCTGCCACCTGTCCAAATAAATTGAAAGTCTACACagagaagcagaatatataacaATCAAAATTATCATTGTTATTAGTTCttttcatcttctctctcacgagAGGTGATGAAAACAAAAAGTAAAGATTTATAGAGAAGCTCTGAcaccttgaatatccgtttaacttctcaccggagtaacgttataatgcccgatttaattcttgtatattcataggggcattataatcgttacccggtaattaaattcttagacaaacaaaagctagatcattgtataggatttgatttgcaaatctttgtagtagctaggaactttgttgttcttagattgtagccggttaatttatttaccggagtgtagcaacacctcTCGAGAATTTATATATGATTAcatacttccccgaatatcttgtgttcctcgttttattatttcaaatactattcacctcaagaacacaaaaccactaaccgagcactaaatcttatatccgctaaaaattcaaaagaatttttaatttagtgtttatcgtattcaaccccccccctacaataattcgggacctaacacccttatatagatgttggaagtccttgaattggactagggcTATGAGACTTGGGGGACAAGTCTCAGAATTTGGATAGACTTTGGAGTTCCATAATAAAGGAATCAGACTCTTGTTGGTTTAGGTGCCCTCTAGGCTATCTCCCATAGAGTTATATTACTGATTGAACTCATTTAATGAGTTGTTAATcctccctatttattaattacgaaattaataaatattcagggctattgggtcttctttgttccatcaggcatGATCAATGTTTTAACCTTCTTGGctctgatcaatgtgttaactttcttggtctgaatgtcatacatatgGCCTTCTTTAATGGGCCTTACAGTCCTAGATGTAATTAATGCAACACTGATGACataattaaggtttattttaTCCTCTATCAGCAATTAAATGCATTCTTACCGACCTCCTTTTCCGAATTttcaaatataaattatttaaaagaaTATATGAAAAATTGAAAATAACATAAATTGGGTCAAAAAAATACACTATTTATTTTCTAAAAACAAAAATTTGTACATTTTTTTCtggaaatttttaaaaatattttttatttttcctcTTTTTATTACTTAATTCTAATTATCATATTTAAATTACTTCAAGAaccataaaaattaaaattaacataaatttagtcaaaatattacattatttattttctaaaaGTTTCTATTTGCCTAAAAtgtttctgaatttttttaaaaatatttttcttttttcttttttatcacttaattcgaattttcaaatttaattacttaaaaaattataaaaaaaattaaaaataatataaaatttacttGTGGAAGTAGAAGAATAAGAAATTATCTTTATTACCATTTTAATCACTTAAAATTACCTCgattatatttatttttgaattttgatCGAATAAAAGTTGTTAACTAAAGCAAGGTTCTCGCCTTCTACCCCGGTCGCCAACCACGAAGGGAACCCAAAAAATATATCCATTATCGAGTATATTTTCTATATATCTATCTATCTGTATAACAAAATAATTGAGCACTGTTGTTTGTAGGGGAGAGCGTGGGCCGGTTCGGCTCGGTTTTTTGATAAAACCGGAACCGTAACCGTAACCATATATTTTCGGTTTTTAAAATCGAAAACCGCAGCCGTTGGTTCGGATTCGGTTTTGGTTTCGGTTTGAAAAATCCCGATTCGATTGTTATCGGCTCGGTTTCGGTTACAAAACCgacaaatataaaaaaaattacatcgAATATTATTTATAACAAGTCTTCATTTCATGGAGAGAGTCGTAATACTATTAAAATGCTACCAAGAACAATGTTAAGTTCTACGTTTCAAATATTTTACTGAAAGTTAGTATTACATGTGCATCACCCTGAAAAGAAAAAAAAGCAGAAGATTGAGAACTGGAAAATTGATCcagattaattatttaatagagTTTATACGTTTGGTTGACCAGAAGCAGGATACTCTACTAATAATTGTTTGAGCAGAAAGAAATAGAAGGATTTAAGCAGACTGCATACTCGATAAATTCCAGTGCAATTAATAAACGCACCCTGATCAACTCAATAAAATAATGAAAAACAGTTTATAAAATTCACAAAATTAGTAAACGTATAATCACAAAAttcataaatgatatataaattatatatataaataatatttatttattaatattattaaccGGTTCGGTTTTTATCGGTTTGGTTGCAACGCATAACCGGAACCGAGCCATTTAAATCGGTTCGGTTTTTTATTTTTCGGTTTTAATTTCAGATTGGTTTAATTCGGCTCGGTTTTCTAAGGTTTCGATTTTGATTCTGTTTTTGGCTCGGCTCTAGTTGTTTCTGCTTTGTATATTTATACATAGACTTTAAACTACACAGTAGTACTTAATATCAAGAAATGCTTCTGCAAGCAACTCCTCCCAGCAACAGGTGGTGTTCAAGTTTTGTGCCTAGAAGTGTGTGGCCAACAAGTTATGAAATTGAGCTGAAGAAGAACAAGAGAGGTTCAAGAAGAAGAATAGAGGGCTCGTTGTTAGAAACAACTAGTCCAGTTGTGTTATGGGCCGGAAGGGTTTGTATTCATTATGCCCTTTTGAAAACTGGGTTGGCTGGATCTCCTGCTAATCCACTTGTCTCTTCAGGTCATCTCGCCCCCCCCCCCTCATGATTTCATGGGCTTATTGTTTTTATATCTTGTTTAATGCTTTTTGTTGTTTGTAGATGTGGGAAGTGGTGCTGGTGATTTGGGTTTCGCCAAGTGGTTCGAGGAATTTCAAGCCAAACCAGGTACTTAATTTTAATGGAATTCCACTGATTTTGGAGAAATCGGGTTTTTTGCTTGTTTATCTGGATTTCGTGTTTTTTTTAATGAAGTTGTTTACTTTATAGTGTGATGTTTATCCAGCAATTATTGTGGTACTTGGCATTAAGATTTTGTTTCTGTTTTTGGTAGTTGTATCCAAtgttaatcaagaaaaattatGTTTAACTGGAACAAAGAATTTAATTCTTGAGTTACTCAACATAACTCAATTATGTGAGTGACATGTGTATGGATTGAGATTTCAACTGTTATTGGAAAATGAATTATAAGATACTAGTTACACTTAGATCAACCAATTGACTAAAGGTGTCTGGCAcatacgaatctaactcagagtTCACCTTAACAGAAGAGTATGGCCAGAGGCTTGGCTAGATCATAATAAGTTTACCTGTCAACAGTACTTGAGTGATATTTATCTTCCTGCCTGAGTGCCAACTGGTAAGATTTTATTGCAGATTAAAAGGTTCCCACAAGTATTCTGGTAACCAGAGATATCCCGATAACATAGATTAGACAAATATTTGACAGTGTGGCAAGTAAATTTATGGCCCCTCTCTGTAGATttaatatattttgttttattattaataaatgtGCATCAATGCAACACAGAAAATTGTAGTCCTCAAACAACTTTTAACTACCTTTATTCTCGATATATAATTCTCTCACCAGCTCTGTTAGTTCCTTCCTTGATATATCATGATGCCAGTGTGTCTTGTGATAAATTCTTGTTGCTGTCCTCTATTTGTGCTATTGACTTGGATAGTAGTGCAAGTTTCCTACCatcaaagtcaattttgtttTAGGCAGGGTTAGTCTTTAAGCATTGTGTTCATGAAAGCAAATTCTTGGAACATAATTTGACTGACAGAATTAATTGCTGGCCTGGCCACATTGACTAATTTGATTGAGATATTTGCAAGTAACAGTCAAGACGGTGTCGACTCTTGAATTCTACTTTTGTTGAGTGAAAACTTTCTTTTATTCATCCAGACAAGGAAGCGGCTAATCGAAGAAAACTAGTGAGCAAATGGCATCCCACAACTAAGGGTACACTAAGACGGAGTTACAGGATACCTTCCAAATCTGAAGGGCGACG
This sequence is a window from Apium graveolens cultivar Ventura chromosome 9, ASM990537v1, whole genome shotgun sequence. Protein-coding genes within it:
- the LOC141684705 gene encoding uncharacterized protein LOC141684705, coding for MLLQATPPSNRWCSSFVPRSVWPTSYEIELKKNKRGSRRRIEGSLLETTSPVVLWAGRVCIHYALLKTGLAGSPANPLVSSDVGSGAGDLGFAKWFEEFQAKPDKEAANRRKLVSKWHPTTKGTLRRSYRIPSKSEGRRLLRAIASVLSDDDQFRDATSHKGCQIRRETAHGETVCCNNVRALFDELPTPHLTVEITPFPAGPLTEKDYSKAEKLEKVLRSGPSV